The sequence TGCGCCGGCGGCTCTCCTGCGTAAAGGCTGCGTCTGCGACACGGAACGCGAGGCGGTCGCCGCGCAACGGGTCGTTGAGGCGCAGCGTCACGCGCGCCCGGTCGCCGGCGAGCCGCTGCGTCAGCGCCAGCTCACTGGTGAACGCCGGCAGGATCTCGCCCTGTTCGATGGCCTGTGCGCTCCGGCGGTATGCGTAGAGCTGCACCGTGGTGTTCTCGGCCACCCGCAGGTCGACGGTAAGCCGCGCCGTGGCGTAGACGCCGCTGCTGCTGAACGCGTCGCCCGTCGTCTCCATGCGGGCGACGCTCCCCGCCAGCGTTACGACGGTGCCGTCCGTCGGCCGTGCGCGCACGCTGCCGTCGGCGCCGGTGGCCCGCGCCCGCGTCAGGTTCTCCAGCGTGGTGGTCGAGCCGCCTCTCGCCGTCGCCGCCATGAGCGGGCGGATCGGGTCCCGTGTCCAGCGCAGAAACGGCGTCAGCTGCAGCGTCAGGCGAGGGCGGTGCCGCTCCACGCCGAATTCCACCTGGTCCGTGACGTCCGGCGACAGCGACGGGTTGCCGATGATCTCGTCCATGTCCTCCCCACCCATGGAGAACGGGTTCAGCATCTCCGGTCCCGGCCGGTTGATGCGGCGGCCGTACGCGAGCCGATACACGAGAGCACGACGCGCGTCGGTCCATTCACCCCTGATGCTGGGGAAGAGGCGCACGGCCGTCCGCGCGCTGGCTGTTTCGAGCCGGATGCGGGTCCGGTCCGCCTCCACCCGCAGCCCCGCCTCCGCGCGCACGCCGCCGATGGAGCCGTGCGCGGCGAGGTAGCCGGCATGCACATCCGTCTCGTAGCGGTAGGCCTGCGACACGGTCGCGTCGAGGTGCGTCGCATCGTGCGCGGTGGTGATGGTGCGGAACCGCGATTCCTGCCCCACGTCCAGAGCGATGCCCGGGAAGCGCAGGCCGAGGTCGTTCCGCAGGACGTGCTCACGCTGCCGCGAATCCATGGCGGTGGTCAGGTAGCGGAAGCCCGCACCCACATCATCGTAGACGCCGCGGAAATCCTCACTCACGAAGCTGGCACGCACCTCTGAAGCGAAACGGACGCGCCCTCGGTCGACGCTTGCGACGGCGCTCAGCTCGCCTGACGGGATCGTGTGCTCCAGCAGGCTGCCAGTGGTGCTCGTGCCCGTGTTGCCCGCCGCATTCGTGTACAGGAACGCAGAGCTGCCGCGATTCGCGCCTTCCATCCAGGAATACGCGCCGCGCAGCGCCAGCGACGTGCTTGGCGACGGCGCAACGGCTGCGCCCGCCATGATGGAGTGCAGGCGGTGCTTCTCCCGCGCGCGGCTGTCCTGATCCGTCTGGAGAGGCAGGTCCCCCGGCACGAGGCTCCAGCGCGCCGTCCTGGAGTCCGTACGCGGCCGCATGCCGGAGACGGAGTACATCGCATCCAGGTTCAGAACGTCGCCCACGTTGCCCGTGGCGGCGGCGGAGCCCATGTAGTGATCGTCGGTCGCCATGGAGCCCGCCAGTGATCGCATCCCGGTGCGTCGCGCGGCATCGTCGCGAAAGACGAGGTTCACCACACCGGCGGCGCCGTTCGCGTCCTGCCGCGCGGACGCGGCGGTGCCGGCCTCGATGCGTTCCAGCGCCGTCGCCGGCATCTGGCGCAGAAAGGCGGCGAGCGCCTCCCCGGTCAGCGGGATGCGCCGCCCATTCATCAGCACGAGCACGCCGGTGCTGCCGCGCATGCCGATCCGCCCCTCCGCATCCAGCTCGACGCCGGGCACCGTGCGCAGGAGCTCCGCGATGCTGCCGCCCGCCGCGGCGGACGCGCGCGCGTCCACGACGGTGGCGCCGCTGCGCAGCTGGACCGCGTCGCGCTCCGCCCTCACCGTCAGCGTATCCAGCCCCAGCGGACCGCACCGGACGCGCACGTTGCCCACGCGCACGGGAGCGTTGGCGACGGTCGCCTGCTGGCGGTGCGGCTCCTGCCCCGGGTAGCCGATCTCCAGCGTGTACGTGCCGGCACCGGCGCGGACGGCGAAGCGGCCCGTGGCATCGGCCGCCGACGTCGCCATGAGATGACGGCCGGGGCCGTTGCCGTGGAAGAGCCGTACGACGGCGCCGCCCGACGGCGCGCCATCCGCGCAGGAGGCCCTTCCCGTCAGCACCACCTGCGCGCCGCCTGCCGGAACGCCGTGACCTTCGTGCTGCGCCGCCGCCGGCGTGAGCATGGCGCCCAGGGCAGTGCACCCAGCGGCGATCGCTGCCGCTCGCGCATGCATGCGCAACATGAGCCGCTCAGCGCCCGCGGGCGGCGGGCGTGGGGGCCGGCAGGCGGTCCAGGATGAAGGCCGCCACCGGTCCCGCACCGACCCGCGTCATTCGCAGCTCACGATCGGCCGGTAGGTCTGGTTGTGCAGGCTTCCGAAGCCGCCGCCGACGTTGGTGCCGCCGCCGGTTACCCAGATCAGACCGTCCACGAAAGCCGACCCCACCACCCCGTGAATGGGGATCTCCATGTTGCGAAGGCTCACCCACTGGTTCGTCCGAGGATCGTAGTACTCATGCTGGGGCGACATGCCGCTCGGCGATTCGCCGCCCCAGACGTGGAAGCAGCCCCGGGCCACGACGCCGTTGATCCCGCTGCGGCCGCTGAGCATGGGGGCCGCGGTCGTCCAGCTCCGCGCCTGTGGGTCGAAGACTTCGTGCGCGGTCGACTTGAGGGGCGACAACCCGTTGCCGAGACGCCCGCCGACGATGTGAATGCGGCCGTTGAGCGCGGCACCGGCGATGTGATTGCGCTGTGAGGGCAGATCCGGAAGCACCTCCCACCGGTCGGCCGCCGGGTCGTAGACGGCGAAGTCGTTTCCGCGCGGCACGCGTCCCCCGGCGACGTAGATCTTGCCGGCGTGCGCGACGGCCACCCCTCCGCTGCGCGCGGTGGGCATCGGCGCCTTCGCGACCCATGCACCCGTCGCGGGGTTCAGCTCCCACACCGAGTTGACGGCCGTGGCGCCCTGCTGATCGTCCGTGTACTGGCCGCCGAGCAGGTAGATCTTGCCGTTGACGGAGGCCGCCATCCCGTGGTTGTTGGGCTGTGGGAGCGGCGGTCCGAGCTGCCAGCGGTCGCTCGCGATGTCGTAGACCTGCACCGCGTCGGATGTCCTGTTGGGGCCCTGCATAGGGGGATACCCGCCAAGGACGTAGAGCTTGCCGTTCGCTTCGGCGAGGGCGAACTCGGAGTTGTTTATGAGCAGATTGGCCCGGGTCCCCCACTCGCCGTCGATTGGGACCCGCACGCGAACGAGAACGGAGTCGCGCACGTTCGCATTGTTGGCGAGCGTGGCGACCACGTACGTGGAGCCGACCGCGACGCCGTTGATGGCGCCGTTGCCATTCACGGTAGCCACACCCGGGTCGCGAGAGACGAACTGTGCCGGCTCGCTGGTGTTGAGCACCGTGGCGGCTACCGAGGCGGAAGTGCCTACGTCCACGGTGACGCTGTCCGCGGAAAGCGCGAGCTTCGGATCACCGCCGCCCTGTTCGACCGGGTCTTTGCCGCAGGCCAGGAGGGCGGCCGCCGACACCAATACAGCCGCCCGCGCGATCGCCCGTCTCATACGCACTCTCCAGCGGAAGGATCGATTCGGAAGGTCACGCCATAGGGGATACCACGTCACCGGCACGTTCCTCGTGGTGCGGCTGGCGATTTACGTAAGACGCGCAGACCGGCTGAGTTCTGACAGCGGGTGAGAACGCGCGTGTGTATGCTTCCAATGTATACGTGGCCTTTTTTGGGCGCGCAAGTAGGCTGTTGCGGGTCCCGCGCCGATGCCGGCGCCCGGCGTCCGACAACGGAAAACGGAGAGAACCGTGCCTTCAGTTCTCTCCGTTTCCCTTTGCGGCTCCGCGTGATGCGCCGTCTCTCAGGCCTCCCGCAGCGCCTCCATGGGCTGGATGCGCAGACCGCGCCGCGCCGGCCCCAGCGCCGCCAGCAGCCCCACGGCCAGCATGATGGCGCACACGGCGGCCATCAGCGGCGCGGCTCGCCCGACGCTCGTACCGGCGCCCACGCTGATGGCGCCCGCCAGCACCGACCCGATCGCTACCCCGACCGCCAGCCTGCGCCCCACCGGCGCAAAGATGTTCGCCACGATGCGCCGCGGCTGCGCCCCCAGCGCGGTGCGGATGCCGATCTCGCGCGTGCGCTGGACCACCGTGAACGACATCAGCGCGTAGATTCCCGCCGCGGAAAGGAGGAGCACGCTCCCCGTGACCAGCGCGAGCGCCCAGGCCATGAAGCGCGAGAAGCGGCGGAGCCCATCGTACACCTCCGCCAGCGGCTGCACGCCCAGCTGCAGCTCGGGATCGACCTCCACGCCCAGCTTCTGCACGCGCTTCACGAAACCCGCGGGGACCCCGCCGCGCAGTCGCACGGAGAGGGTAGCGTCCGGGATGTCGCCCGGCAGCGCGGCGTGGTACACGTTGGCCACCCCGTTGGCCGACGTGATCACGAGCGGCACCGCGGGGAAGTCCTCCACCACGCCTACGATCTCGTACCAGCGGCCCGGCCCGTCTGTCTCCGTGTAGCGCAGCCGCTGGCCCACCGCGCCGCGGTTCCCCAGGTGGCGCCGCACGAATGTGCGGTTGACGACCACGGCGCCGGACGCGGCACCCGCGTCGCCCTCCGCCAGCGCACGCCCCTCGGCGATGCGCGCGCCGTACGCGCCGAACAGCTCCGGCGTCGTGCGGATGGCGCTCGCGCTCTCCCGCGGCCCGGCGGCGCCGGCGATCTCCACGCCCTGGGAGGGCTCATCCAGGCCGGGGACAAAGGACGACAGGGCGACGGCGGTGACGCCGGGCTCCGCCGCCAGGCGCGCCACCAGCGCCGTCTGCCGCGAAGCGGCGCGCGCCGCCACCCCGGCCGAATCCAGCCCGGCGGGCGGCTCGCCCAGCTCCACCGGCCCCACCACGAACTCGTCCGGCGCGAACCCGATCTCGGCCGTCTCCATCCGCAGGATCTGCCACACGGCGAAGACGGCGGGGGGCAGCACGGCGATCGCGAACGCCACCTGCGCCACGATCAGTCCGCTCCACACGGGGCCCAAGCGCGGACCGGAGCGCAGCTCACGCAGGCTGGCCTGCATCCCGGCGCCGGTGGCCTTGAGGCCGGGGAGCACGCCCATGATGAATGCGGCCACCACGGCCAGCCCCAGCGCGTACGCCACCGTGGCGGGCGACAGCCGCAGGTGCAGCCAGAACGGAACGCCGTTCGCTCCCGCCTCGGCGACCCACCCTCGCATCATCCCGAGCACCGCGTTCGCCACCACCAGCCCCAGCAGCGCGCCCAGCACCGAATGGGCGAGCGCCTCCATGAAGAGCTGCCCCAGGATGCGCCGCCGGCTGGCGCCCAGCGCGCTGCGCACGGCGATCTCGCCCAGGCGCGACACGGTGCGGGCGTACAGGAGCACGGCCAGGTTCACCGCCACCACCACCAGCAGCCCGCCCACCAGCAGCTGCACCGCGCGCAGCACCAGCCGCAGCGTGGGGCTCTGCAGGTTCAGGTGGTCGTAGGTGTAGGGAACCGCCGAAAGCCGGAGCCGGTCGTACAACTTGGGGTGCGCCGCCGCCGTGCGCCGCCCCACCGTCTCCAGCTCGGCCCGTGCTTCGCCGAGCGACGCGCCGGGCGCCAGCCGCCCGAACACCCACAGCGCGGGCCCCTCCAGCCGCGCGTGCGCCAGCGGGCTCTCGCGCAGCGGCACCCAGTACTGGTGGTTGACGGGGAAGCGGAAGCCCTCCGGCATCACCCCCGCCACCACGTGCAGCGTGGCGCCCAGCCGCACGGTGCGCCCCACGATGCGCGGGTCGGCATCGAAGCGCGTGCGCCACGCCTCGTGGCCGATCACCACAACCGCGGGCGCGCCGGGGCGCTCGTCCTCCGGCACCAGGTAGCGCCCCAGCAGCGGCGGCGTGCGGGCCACGCGGAACCCCGATGCGGTCATCTCCGCCACCGCCACGGGAAGAGGGTCGCCCTCCTCCGACGCCAGGTTGTGCGCCACGGTGCGGAAAGCGGCCAGCTCCCGCACCGTGCGCAGCCGGCCGCGCCACTCCGCGAAGTCGTGCAGCACCTTCCGCTGGAGCTCCCCTGGCTGGTCGGTGGAGAGCTGCACCGAGACCACGCGATGCCCCTCGTCCAGCGGCAGCGTGCCGCGCAGCACCTGCGAAAGGGTCTCGAAGGCCACGGAGCCCACCGCGATCGCCATCGCCATCGCGAAGCCGCCGATGAGGGCCAGCCCCCGGTGCCGCATCAGCAGCCGCAGCCCGAGCCGCGCATCGAGCGACAGGGTGCCCATCCAGGCAAAGGTGCGCCCGTCGCGCATCGCCTCCTTGTGCCCCTCCACCCCGCCGAACGCCACCCGCGCCCTGCGCCGCGCCTCCGCGGGGCTCAGCCCCCCGCGGATGAGCTTCTCCGTTTCCATCTCCAGGTGGAAGCGCATCTCGTCCTCCATGCGCTCCTCGGCCTCGCTGCGGCGGAGCAGGCGCAGCCGGGCGATGATGGATTTCATTGGGTCGGATTGCGAAGGGCGGGGCGGGTGTCCTGTAGCTGTCGATAGGAAGAGTGCGCGTCTCTTCTGTAGTTGTCAATAGGAACGGAAGAAAAGCATCACACAGAGAACACAGAAGGAACGGCAAGGCCACAGAGAAGCCCTTTGCCGTTCTTGCTGTTCCCTCTGTGTCTCTGTGTGAGACTATCTGTTGATCTCGACCCAGCACCGGCTGCGCGCGGACTCCAGCGCGGCGTCGATCACGCGCTGCGCCCGCCAGCCATCCTCGAAGTCGGGCGACACGGCCCGCCCATCGATGATCGCGTCGATCCACGCCCGCGGCCCGGCGCTGCCGCTCGTGAACACCTTCAACGGCTGGTCGAGCGGCGACCCGCCGAAGAGGCGCTCCGGTATCGGCAGCAGCCGCCACCCCTCGTCCGCCGTGATCAGCCGGATCTCGGAGCCTGACCGCGACAGGCGCCCTTCCAGCGTGCCCTCGCTGCCGAAGATCGTGAACTCCTGGCCGGGCATCTCATCGTCCACGTGCGCGATGCTGCTCAGGTGCACCGTGCCGTGCGCGCCCGAGGCGAGCCGCAGCGAGACCGCCGCGGAGTCGTTCGCCACCGCGCGCCCCGCCGAATGAACGGTCCCGAAGCTGTGCAGATCCGCGCTCACCTCGGCGACCGGCCCCAGCCACCAGTGCACCAGGTCGAAGAGGTGCGAGCCCAGGTCCGCGAGCACCCCGTCCGACCGCGCGGGATCCGAGCGCCAGCGCAGGTCCTCCCGCACCCCCAGCCCGTGCACGAAGCGAAAGGTGAAGCCGCGCGGCTCGCCGATGCGCCCGGCGGCCACCAGCTCGCCCAGGAACCGGTGCGCGGGGAGCCAGCGAAAGGTGAACAGCGTCATGTGCACCACGCCGGCATCGCGGGCGCGCGTCCACATCTCGTGCGCGTGCGCTGCGCTGCGGGCCAGCGGCTTCTCGCAGAGCACGTGCAGCCCGGCGTCGATCGCCGCGAGCGCCATCTCGTGGTGCTCGTCGTCCGGCGCCGCGACGATCACCGCGTCGAGCCCTCCATGCGCGATCATCTCGTGGAAATCGGTGTAGCTCCGCGCCACGCCGAAGCGCTCGGCCACCTCCCGCGTCCGCTCCGCCCGCCGGCCGCAGAGGGCGTCCACCCGCGCGCGCGGCTCGCTGGCCAGCGACGACAGGTACATGCGTTCGGACCAGCCGCTGGTCCCGATCAGCCCCACCCGGATCGGCTCCGTCATCCTCTCTCCATGATTCCTCGAGGTGCGCGCTCCACCGCGGCCCCGCGCCGCGCCGCGAGCCCCAGCAGCGCCAGCACGACGACGATGGCGACGAACGCCAGCCATCCATCGGTGAGCTTGCGCGTGCCCCAGAACCACACGTCCGCGCCGGGGGCGGACTTGGTGATCAGGCCGTAGTACTTCAGCCAGAAGATCCACCCCGCGTGGATGCCCATGGAGGCGGAGAGCTCCCCCGTCCACTGGAACGCCAGCCCCAGGATGACCCCCGCGAGCGCCAGGCTCAGAAATCCGGGGACGAGCGTGCGCAGCTCCGTCATCCCCGCCAGCATCGTCGGCAGCACGCGCAGGCCCGAGAGCCAGTCCACCGCGGGCGGGTTCTCGGGCCGGGCCATGAAGTGGACGATGCCGTACAGCACGCTGCTGGCC is a genomic window of Longimicrobium sp. containing:
- a CDS encoding ABC transporter permease, with translation MKSIIARLRLLRRSEAEERMEDEMRFHLEMETEKLIRGGLSPAEARRRARVAFGGVEGHKEAMRDGRTFAWMGTLSLDARLGLRLLMRHRGLALIGGFAMAMAIAVGSVAFETLSQVLRGTLPLDEGHRVVSVQLSTDQPGELQRKVLHDFAEWRGRLRTVRELAAFRTVAHNLASEEGDPLPVAVAEMTASGFRVARTPPLLGRYLVPEDERPGAPAVVVIGHEAWRTRFDADPRIVGRTVRLGATLHVVAGVMPEGFRFPVNHQYWVPLRESPLAHARLEGPALWVFGRLAPGASLGEARAELETVGRRTAAAHPKLYDRLRLSAVPYTYDHLNLQSPTLRLVLRAVQLLVGGLLVVVAVNLAVLLYARTVSRLGEIAVRSALGASRRRILGQLFMEALAHSVLGALLGLVVANAVLGMMRGWVAEAGANGVPFWLHLRLSPATVAYALGLAVVAAFIMGVLPGLKATGAGMQASLRELRSGPRLGPVWSGLIVAQVAFAIAVLPPAVFAVWQILRMETAEIGFAPDEFVVGPVELGEPPAGLDSAGVAARAASRQTALVARLAAEPGVTAVALSSFVPGLDEPSQGVEIAGAAGPRESASAIRTTPELFGAYGARIAEGRALAEGDAGAASGAVVVNRTFVRRHLGNRGAVGQRLRYTETDGPGRWYEIVGVVEDFPAVPLVITSANGVANVYHAALPGDIPDATLSVRLRGGVPAGFVKRVQKLGVEVDPELQLGVQPLAEVYDGLRRFSRFMAWALALVTGSVLLLSAAGIYALMSFTVVQRTREIGIRTALGAQPRRIVANIFAPVGRRLAVGVAIGSVLAGAISVGAGTSVGRAAPLMAAVCAIMLAVGLLAALGPARRGLRIQPMEALREA
- a CDS encoding TonB-dependent receptor encodes the protein MLTPAAAQHEGHGVPAGGAQVVLTGRASCADGAPSGGAVVRLFHGNGPGRHLMATSAADATGRFAVRAGAGTYTLEIGYPGQEPHRQQATVANAPVRVGNVRVRCGPLGLDTLTVRAERDAVQLRSGATVVDARASAAAGGSIAELLRTVPGVELDAEGRIGMRGSTGVLVLMNGRRIPLTGEALAAFLRQMPATALERIEAGTAASARQDANGAAGVVNLVFRDDAARRTGMRSLAGSMATDDHYMGSAAATGNVGDVLNLDAMYSVSGMRPRTDSRTARWSLVPGDLPLQTDQDSRAREKHRLHSIMAGAAVAPSPSTSLALRGAYSWMEGANRGSSAFLYTNAAGNTGTSTTGSLLEHTIPSGELSAVASVDRGRVRFASEVRASFVSEDFRGVYDDVGAGFRYLTTAMDSRQREHVLRNDLGLRFPGIALDVGQESRFRTITTAHDATHLDATVSQAYRYETDVHAGYLAAHGSIGGVRAEAGLRVEADRTRIRLETASARTAVRLFPSIRGEWTDARRALVYRLAYGRRINRPGPEMLNPFSMGGEDMDEIIGNPSLSPDVTDQVEFGVERHRPRLTLQLTPFLRWTRDPIRPLMAATARGGSTTTLENLTRARATGADGSVRARPTDGTVVTLAGSVARMETTGDAFSSSGVYATARLTVDLRVAENTTVQLYAYRRSAQAIEQGEILPAFTSELALTQRLAGDRARVTLRLNDPLRGDRLAFRVADAAFTQESRRRTARPLLSLFASYAVGGAPRDDAPARTEGPARIF
- a CDS encoding kelch repeat-containing protein; protein product: MRRAIARAAVLVSAAALLACGKDPVEQGGGDPKLALSADSVTVDVGTSASVAATVLNTSEPAQFVSRDPGVATVNGNGAINGVAVGSTYVVATLANNANVRDSVLVRVRVPIDGEWGTRANLLINNSEFALAEANGKLYVLGGYPPMQGPNRTSDAVQVYDIASDRWQLGPPLPQPNNHGMAASVNGKIYLLGGQYTDDQQGATAVNSVWELNPATGAWVAKAPMPTARSGGVAVAHAGKIYVAGGRVPRGNDFAVYDPAADRWEVLPDLPSQRNHIAGAALNGRIHIVGGRLGNGLSPLKSTAHEVFDPQARSWTTAAPMLSGRSGINGVVARGCFHVWGGESPSGMSPQHEYYDPRTNQWVSLRNMEIPIHGVVGSAFVDGLIWVTGGGTNVGGGFGSLHNQTYRPIVSCE
- a CDS encoding Gfo/Idh/MocA family oxidoreductase, translating into MTEPIRVGLIGTSGWSERMYLSSLASEPRARVDALCGRRAERTREVAERFGVARSYTDFHEMIAHGGLDAVIVAAPDDEHHEMALAAIDAGLHVLCEKPLARSAAHAHEMWTRARDAGVVHMTLFTFRWLPAHRFLGELVAAGRIGEPRGFTFRFVHGLGVREDLRWRSDPARSDGVLADLGSHLFDLVHWWLGPVAEVSADLHSFGTVHSAGRAVANDSAAVSLRLASGAHGTVHLSSIAHVDDEMPGQEFTIFGSEGTLEGRLSRSGSEIRLITADEGWRLLPIPERLFGGSPLDQPLKVFTSGSAGPRAWIDAIIDGRAVSPDFEDGWRAQRVIDAALESARSRCWVEINR